Genomic window (Rhodospirillaceae bacterium):
TATATCCTGGAGAGCGGCCGCGTCGTCATGGACGGCGAGGCGAAGGACCTCGCCGAGAACGAGGACGTGAAGGAATTCTATCTCGGCGTCGCCGGGGAGAGCCGAAAGTCCTTCCGCGACGTGAAACACTACAAGCGGCGCAAGCGCTGGCTCGCCTGACCGCGGGCCCGGCGCAGCAACAGCCGGATGCCTGTCCGGACCGCAACACCGCCGAGCGGGCCGTCATCCCACAACCGGGGTGGCGGCTTTTCAATTCGGGGACACGGCGATGACCGACCACTACGACGCTCTTGAAACCCGCGACCCCGCCGAGCGCGAGGCCGCGCTCATGCGGGCGCTGCCGGCGCAGGTCGCCCACGCCAGGGCGGCAACGGGCTGGTACGGCAGGAGCCTGGCCGACGTCGATCCCGCATCCGTAACGTCCCGGGAGGCGCTGGCGGCGCTGCCGGTGACCCGCAAGCACAGCCTGATCGAGGCGCAGAGGGACGCGCCGCCGCTCGCCGGGCTGAACGCGCTGGACCTTGGCGACGCTGCCGTCGCCTTCACCTCGCCGGGGCCGATCTACGAGGTCATGGGCACGCGCGCGGATTACTACGGCGGCGCCCGGTCGCTTTACGCCGCCGGGCTGCGCAAGGGCGATATCGTCCACAATTCCTTCTCCTACCATCTCACTCCCGGCGGCTGGATCTTCCATGACGGCGCCCGCGCCCTCGGCTGCCCGGTGATCCCGGCCGGCATCGGCAATACCGAACAGCAGGCCCAGGTGATGGCCCAGTACCGGCCGAAGGGCCATGCCGGGACGCCGGACTATCTCAAGGCGATCCTGGAGAAGGGCGACGAGATGGGGCTGGACCTGACGTCAGTGACATGCGCCATCGTCGGCGCCGGCCCGCTGTTCCCGCCCCTGCGCGACTGGTACGGCGAACGCGGCATCCGGGTTTTCAACACCTTCGGCACGGCGGAGCTCGGCATCGTCGCCTATGAGACGGCAGAGCAGAACGGCATGGTCATCGCCGAGGACAAGATCGTCGAAATCCTCGTTCCGGGCACCGGCGAGCCGGTCGCCAGGATCGGCGACGTCGGCGAACTGGTGGTGACGCTGCTGTCGCCGGAAGTGCCGCTGATCCGCTTCGCCACCGGCGACCTGTCGGCGCTGACCGACGCGCCCAGCCCGTGCGGCCGGACGAACGTCCGGATGCTCGGCTGGATGGGCCGCGCCGACCAGACGACCAAGGTGCGCGGCATGTTCGTCCATCCGGAGCAGGTCGCCGACATCGTCAAGCGCCATGCCGAAATCGCAAGGGCCCGGCTGGTGGTCGACGCCGTCGACGGCAAGGATGCGCCCAACCTCCGGGTCGAGGCCGCCACGGCCGATCCGGCCTTCGCCGATGCGGTGGCGCAGAGCTTCCAGGCGATTTGCAAGTTGCGGGCGACGGTCGAGATCGTCGGACCGGGCGCGCTGCCCAACGACGGCAAGGTCATCGACGACGTGCGGGAGTACGAGTAGCGGCAGGGCACACGCGCGCCGGGATTTTCGGATTTCCAGGAATCTTCCGCAATAAAGCCGTGTGTCGAATCCGACAGGCACAGCAGCGCATCCCACATAGGAACTCCTCTGCGAAAGGGTGCGCCGGACGGGCCGGAAGCCGGAAAACGGCCTGATTTTGAACGGGTATTCAATATCGGTTTCCCTAAGTCTTTGAAATCGCTCTGTTTTTGGAATTGGACAGACCGTTCTAAATAATATGTTTTTTTGCACCCGGCAGCCCTAACCCCTTGGAATCGTTGGAAACACGCCTTCCGGAAATGCGCAAAATCAATCTCGATAGGAATTTTTCCAGTTGCCTGGCCGAGCGAGAGCGCCGCTCGACACCGGGGGCGGCACCGCCGGGCAGGATCGGGGTAGGACAGCCCGGCGGAATCGGAGGGTCGAACCGGACGGGGTCCGGCCGTCAAGCCCAATGGCGCACAGGGCGGCGCGTGGGATGGCCGACTGGCGGCGGCGGTCCGGAAAGCGGGAAATCCGGAACGGTCCCGCACGGTCCCCCGCC
Coding sequences:
- a CDS encoding phenylacetate--CoA ligase family protein — translated: MTDHYDALETRDPAEREAALMRALPAQVAHARAATGWYGRSLADVDPASVTSREALAALPVTRKHSLIEAQRDAPPLAGLNALDLGDAAVAFTSPGPIYEVMGTRADYYGGARSLYAAGLRKGDIVHNSFSYHLTPGGWIFHDGARALGCPVIPAGIGNTEQQAQVMAQYRPKGHAGTPDYLKAILEKGDEMGLDLTSVTCAIVGAGPLFPPLRDWYGERGIRVFNTFGTAELGIVAYETAEQNGMVIAEDKIVEILVPGTGEPVARIGDVGELVVTLLSPEVPLIRFATGDLSALTDAPSPCGRTNVRMLGWMGRADQTTKVRGMFVHPEQVADIVKRHAEIARARLVVDAVDGKDAPNLRVEAATADPAFADAVAQSFQAICKLRATVEIVGPGALPNDGKVIDDVREYE